A single region of the Pararge aegeria chromosome 18, ilParAegt1.1, whole genome shotgun sequence genome encodes:
- the LOC120631480 gene encoding uncharacterized protein LOC120631480 has product MKSRFHLSLDNIPTQSSFACLSLKFGSVLSALILILYSIFALAQCLAALNILPPHWTPDDVDVMVSYGVIICVTIAHTVTLFLSTIMLVGVLREKVQLVKPWIIWTSLQVLVSLLVFVFWSTLSVIKHYGNNSLLIYVVEFLGLTVRFYMLMIVSSFYKHLLERTQEERERLRDLVKSEHWYTAA; this is encoded by the exons ATGAAATCAA gaTTCCATTTATCTTTGGACAATATACCGACGCAGTCGAGCTTCGCCTGTCTCTCCCTGAAGTTTGGAAGTGTTCTGTCAGCTTTAATTTTGATT TTGTACTCCATCTTCGCGCTAGCACAATGCCTGGCAGCACTCAACATCCTGCCTCCGCATTGGACGCCAGACGACGTCGACGTCATGGTGTCCTATGGCGTCATCATTTGTGTGACCATCGCACACACGGTCACGCTGTTCTTAAGCACCATCATGTTGGTGGGCGTACTACGG GAAAAAGTCCAACTGGTGAAGCCCTGGATTATCTGGACGTCGCTTCAAGTGTTGGTCTCTTTACTGGTCTTCGTGTTCTGGTCTACCCTCAGCGTCATTAAACATTACGGGAATAACTCTCTCCTCATCTATGTCGTCGAGTTTTTGGGCTTGA CCGTCCGGTTCTACATGTTGATGATAGTTTCCAGCTTCTACAAGCATTTGCTAGAGAGAACCCAAGAGGAGAGGGAGAGGTTACGGGATTTAGTGAAGTCTGAACATTGGTATACCGCTGCTTGA